The Lysobacterales bacterium genome has a segment encoding these proteins:
- the smpB gene encoding SsrA-binding protein SmpB — protein MVSKAAKGKDQGGGATIALNKRARHEYFIEERYEAGIALQGWEVKSLRAGRINFGDSYALVRNGELFLFGAQITPLSTVSTHVLAEPMRTRKLLLHRNQIDALIGAIERKGYTLVPTAMYWKAGRAKVELGLARGKQAHDKRETEKERDWQREKQRVMRMGNKAA, from the coding sequence ATGGTCAGCAAGGCGGCAAAGGGCAAGGACCAGGGCGGCGGCGCGACCATCGCGCTGAACAAGCGCGCCCGGCACGAATACTTCATCGAAGAACGCTATGAAGCCGGCATCGCCCTGCAAGGCTGGGAGGTGAAGAGCCTGCGCGCCGGACGGATCAATTTCGGCGACAGCTATGCCCTGGTACGGAACGGCGAACTGTTCCTGTTCGGCGCGCAGATCACGCCATTGAGCACCGTGTCGACACACGTCCTGGCCGAACCGATGCGGACCCGCAAACTGCTGCTGCACCGCAACCAGATCGATGCCCTGATCGGGGCCATCGAACGCAAGGGCTACACCCTGGTGCCGACGGCGATGTACTGGAAAGCGGGCCGCGCCAAGGTCGAGCTCGGCCTGGCACGCGGCAAGCAGGCCCACGACAAGCGCGAAACCGAAAAGGAACGCGACTGGCAGCGCGAGAAGCAGCGTGTGATGCGGATGGGCAACAAGGCGGCCTGA
- a CDS encoding DUF4124 domain-containing protein has protein sequence MARTALPLLALAFTLLVCAGASHAQGQRLYKWVDDQGNVHYSDRVESTPPAAGVQRINSHGIAVDTRHSALPRNAEEARLQAQARRIALRDAALLANYPDEIDLLRAHDEVRAGLDASLASTRTNIERLQAEIAQRQALSQATPDGSGRADSLLDSLRSQLESEQRALEALRVRRFELHERQNEELDRYRDLTAQPS, from the coding sequence ATGGCCCGGACAGCCCTCCCCCTGCTGGCCCTCGCCTTTACCCTGCTGGTCTGCGCGGGCGCCTCCCACGCCCAGGGCCAGCGGCTGTACAAGTGGGTGGACGACCAGGGCAACGTCCACTACAGCGACCGGGTAGAGTCCACGCCGCCCGCTGCCGGCGTACAGCGCATCAATTCCCACGGCATCGCGGTCGACACGCGCCACAGCGCCCTGCCCCGCAACGCCGAGGAGGCCCGGCTGCAGGCACAGGCCCGCCGGATCGCCCTGCGCGACGCGGCCCTGCTCGCGAACTATCCCGACGAGATCGATCTGCTCCGCGCCCACGACGAGGTCCGCGCCGGCCTGGACGCCTCGCTGGCTTCGACCCGCACCAATATCGAGCGTCTGCAGGCCGAAATCGCCCAGCGCCAGGCCCTCTCGCAGGCGACACCGGATGGCTCGGGCCGCGCCGATTCCCTGCTGGACTCCCTGCGCAGTCAGCTTGAGTCCGAGCAACGCGCCCTCGAAGCGCTGCGGGTCAGGCGCTTCGAGCTGCATGAACGGCAGAACGAGGAGCTGGACCGCTACCGCGATCTCACCGCACAGCCCAGCTGA
- the folD gene encoding bifunctional methylenetetrahydrofolate dehydrogenase/methenyltetrahydrofolate cyclohydrolase FolD: protein MPAHILDGRGLAEQHLVRIRAEVEARRQRGRRAPALAVILVGNDPASAVYVRNKRNAAERAGIRALDFDLPADVAAADLLALVDRLNADRDIDGILVQLPMPPHIDPAELIQRIDPAKDVDGFHAQNMGLLVLRQPGLRPCTPKGVIHLLRHAGAPFYGQHAVVVGASNHVGRPMVLELLLAGATVTCCHRFTQDLRRHVGEADLLVVAVGRPGIVRGEWIRPGAIVIDVGINRLADGTLAGDVDYEVAAQRAAWITPVPGGVGPMTVAMLMQNTLEAANATANCHAVQTTANNC, encoded by the coding sequence ACAGCGCGGCCGGCGTGCGCCCGCGCTGGCCGTGATCCTTGTCGGCAACGATCCGGCGTCGGCCGTCTACGTGCGCAACAAGCGCAATGCCGCCGAGCGGGCCGGCATCCGTGCGCTGGACTTCGACCTTCCGGCGGATGTCGCTGCGGCCGACCTGCTCGCACTGGTCGACCGGCTCAACGCCGACCGCGATATCGACGGTATCCTGGTGCAGCTGCCGATGCCGCCCCACATCGACCCTGCCGAGCTGATCCAGCGCATCGATCCGGCCAAGGACGTCGACGGCTTCCACGCCCAGAACATGGGTCTGCTGGTGCTTCGCCAGCCCGGTCTGCGCCCCTGCACGCCCAAGGGGGTCATCCACCTGCTTCGTCATGCCGGTGCGCCCTTTTACGGACAGCATGCCGTCGTCGTAGGGGCGTCCAACCATGTCGGCCGGCCCATGGTGCTGGAACTCCTGCTTGCCGGCGCCACGGTGACCTGCTGCCACCGATTCACCCAGGATCTCAGGCGCCATGTCGGCGAGGCCGACCTGCTGGTGGTGGCGGTGGGCCGTCCCGGCATCGTCCGGGGCGAATGGATCAGGCCGGGTGCGATCGTCATCGACGTCGGTATCAATCGGCTGGCGGACGGCACCCTTGCTGGGGATGTCGACTACGAGGTCGCCGCCCAGCGGGCTGCATGGATCACCCCCGTGCCGGGCGGGGTGGGGCCGATGACCGTTGCCATGCTCATGCAGAACACTCTGGAGGCGGCAAACGCCACCGCGAATTGTCACGCAGTGCAAACAACTGCAAACAACTGTTAA